One segment of Salvelinus alpinus chromosome 1, SLU_Salpinus.1, whole genome shotgun sequence DNA contains the following:
- the LOC139568178 gene encoding putative fibroblast growth factor 1: MNGGHLQILPDGTVAGGRDENKYDILNVKAVSAGVVAIKDHESGRYLAIDKDCNLHGSIETLKDECYFPEKTEENYYNTNRSQKYQDKDWFLGLQRNGQPKAGPRTHIGHKTIYSASTC, from the exons ATGAACGGAGGACATCTTCAGATCTTACCGGATGGAACTGTAGCGGGTGGCAGAGATGAAAACAAATATG ACATTCTAAATGTTAAAGCAGTGAGTGCTGGTGTGGTGGCCATCAAGGACCATGAGTCGGGCCGCTACCTGGCCATAGACAAAGATTGTAATCTCCATGGATCAATA GAAACTTTGAAGGATGAGTGTTACTTCCCGGAGAAGACGGAGGAGAACTATTACAACACGAACAGGTCTCAAAAGTACCAGGACAAAGACTGGTTCCTAGGGCTCCAGAGGAACGGGCAGCCTAAAGCTGGCCCAAGAACACACATAGGCCACAAAACCATCTATTCTGCCTCGACCTGTTGA